The following coding sequences are from one Paenibacillus stellifer window:
- a CDS encoding extracellular solute-binding protein has protein sequence MLVILSACGSGNGNKPQAGNANSQQAEKQVTITFWHHYSTASPEEKTLTEKLIPEFEKQNPGIKVNAVAFPWDELHKKLQISGSGGEVPDVARLDIIWVPELQDSDLLVPLDEEFSDFNTVAQGLLAGPLSTAKVGDHYYGVPLNTNTKVLFWNKDMLQKSGVNQAPATMDEFFSAITAVKAQFPKGWGYGEPALQGWNVLPWIWSNGGDILSPDYTTADGYLNSQQTIDIISKLRTAYAAGEISGFKPGDVSVTEGHAQGSYAMMAEGPWSVAQFNTQFPDYKANMALFPAGSAGSVQVLGGEDLGVLSKDKKEESWKFVKFMVSESSQVEMGKIGQIPVNLAAMSNEEVQKIDYYPIFLEQLKTAKARPPVKSWPQIDNVLGDTMTRIFLTDKDVKAELDAAVVQINKLLQD, from the coding sequence ATGTTAGTTATTTTGTCAGCTTGCGGTTCGGGTAACGGCAATAAGCCGCAAGCCGGGAATGCCAATTCCCAACAGGCGGAGAAGCAGGTAACCATAACGTTCTGGCATCACTACAGCACAGCTTCTCCGGAAGAGAAAACCTTGACCGAGAAGCTGATCCCTGAATTTGAGAAGCAGAATCCGGGCATTAAGGTGAATGCGGTGGCTTTTCCTTGGGATGAGCTGCATAAGAAGCTTCAAATCAGCGGCAGCGGAGGCGAGGTGCCCGATGTGGCCCGGCTGGATATTATCTGGGTTCCGGAGCTGCAGGATTCGGATCTTCTGGTCCCGCTGGATGAGGAGTTTTCCGATTTTAACACAGTCGCGCAAGGGCTGCTGGCGGGTCCGCTCTCTACCGCGAAAGTCGGCGACCACTATTACGGTGTCCCGCTGAACACGAATACAAAGGTGCTGTTCTGGAACAAGGACATGCTCCAGAAGAGCGGAGTTAATCAGGCGCCGGCAACCATGGATGAATTCTTCAGCGCAATAACAGCGGTTAAGGCTCAATTCCCGAAAGGCTGGGGGTACGGTGAACCGGCATTGCAGGGCTGGAACGTGCTGCCATGGATTTGGAGCAACGGCGGGGATATTCTTTCGCCAGACTACACGACAGCCGACGGATATTTAAATTCGCAACAGACGATTGATATTATTTCAAAATTGAGAACCGCGTACGCTGCCGGAGAAATCTCGGGCTTCAAGCCCGGAGATGTGTCCGTAACGGAAGGCCATGCTCAGGGCAGCTATGCCATGATGGCTGAGGGACCATGGTCTGTAGCGCAGTTTAACACGCAATTTCCGGATTACAAGGCCAATATGGCGCTCTTCCCGGCGGGTTCGGCTGGCTCCGTGCAGGTGCTTGGAGGCGAGGACTTAGGGGTGCTTAGCAAGGATAAGAAGGAGGAGTCCTGGAAGTTCGTTAAGTTTATGGTGTCCGAATCTTCACAGGTAGAGATGGGCAAGATCGGCCAAATTCCGGTTAACCTTGCGGCCATGAGCAATGAGGAAGTCCAGAAGATTGATTACTATCCAATATTTTTGGAACAGTTAAAAACAGCCAAGGCACGTCCTCCTGTAAAATCATGGCCGCAAATCGACAATGTGCTTGGCGATACAATGACCCGTATTTTCCTGACAGATAAAGATGTCAAAGCGGAGCTTGATGCAGCAGTCGTGCAGATCAATAAGCTGTTACAGGATTAA
- a CDS encoding carbohydrate ABC transporter permease, whose translation MRSLWKPILLYTLLVIGGIISVYPLVYMFLTALKPMTLLFEFPPRLVPSEITWSNFTEAWVSQDFARYLFNSILVTLSSFALIFVLSSMLAFAYSRFHFKGKGLSFAILMGGLVIPSLTLLIPQFLLIRQLGLFNSLWGLIVVYAAGSIPFTTFLLKGFFDSISFDIDESVEMEGGNAWTLFYSIILPLSKPAFVPATIFNALVVWEEFPWALTIINDPLKRTLPVALANFQGQYTTQWGIVFAGSLIAIVPIILLFLMLQRYFIAGITAGAIKG comes from the coding sequence ATGCGTTCGTTATGGAAACCAATATTACTGTACACGCTGCTCGTTATAGGCGGCATCATTTCCGTGTATCCGCTTGTCTATATGTTCCTGACGGCCTTAAAGCCGATGACCCTGCTGTTTGAATTTCCGCCCCGGCTGGTTCCGTCAGAGATAACCTGGAGCAACTTCACCGAAGCCTGGGTCAGCCAGGATTTTGCACGCTACCTGTTCAACAGCATTTTGGTCACACTGTCCAGCTTTGCCCTGATCTTTGTATTATCCTCAATGCTGGCTTTTGCTTACTCCAGATTTCATTTTAAGGGAAAAGGCTTAAGCTTCGCGATTCTAATGGGCGGATTAGTTATTCCGAGCCTGACGCTGCTGATTCCGCAATTCCTGCTGATCCGCCAGCTTGGCTTGTTCAACTCGCTATGGGGATTAATCGTGGTATATGCTGCCGGCAGCATTCCTTTTACCACGTTTCTGCTTAAAGGGTTCTTCGATTCCATCTCTTTTGATATTGATGAATCCGTGGAGATGGAGGGAGGCAATGCCTGGACGCTGTTTTATTCCATTATTCTCCCGCTGTCGAAACCGGCTTTTGTGCCGGCAACCATTTTTAATGCGCTCGTCGTCTGGGAAGAGTTCCCTTGGGCGCTAACGATCATCAATGATCCGCTGAAGCGGACCTTGCCGGTGGCGCTTGCCAATTTCCAGGGCCAATACACTACCCAGTGGGGGATCGTATTTGCCGGGTCATTGATTGCGATTGTGCCCATCATCCTGTTATTCCTGATGCTGCAGCGTTACTTTATCGCCGGAATTACCGCCGGAGCCATTAAGGGCTAG
- a CDS encoding carbohydrate ABC transporter permease has translation MRKREGTAGYLFFLPGFMFFSLFILYPLIRNFIYSFYDFRLTDINHPVFTGVTNYKHVLYDSMFWISLRNILVYGLISVPGQMIFGFLVAYALHQNRFGIKLFRVVYFLPVITSWVVASLIFKFVFMDQGFLNYVITDVLHVTGETISWLSEPGKAMFVIGSLGIWKGVGWVMVIYLAALQGVPKDLYEAAALDGASTWEKIRYVTLPSIRNTTFFIQMMLIIGAFNVFTSIYLITDGGPLHQTEVMLTWMYEKAFTEYDLGYASALSYVFAVIIAGLTAIQFRLNRQN, from the coding sequence ATGCGAAAAAGGGAAGGGACTGCCGGCTATCTGTTTTTTCTGCCCGGTTTCATGTTTTTTTCACTGTTTATCCTCTACCCGTTAATCCGGAATTTCATATACAGCTTCTATGACTTCAGACTGACGGATATTAATCATCCGGTGTTCACCGGAGTCACCAACTATAAGCATGTGCTGTATGATTCCATGTTCTGGATCTCCCTGCGGAATATCCTCGTGTACGGATTGATTTCCGTTCCCGGGCAGATGATATTCGGTTTTTTGGTAGCCTATGCCCTGCATCAGAACCGTTTTGGAATTAAGCTGTTTCGTGTGGTTTATTTCCTGCCGGTTATTACATCGTGGGTGGTAGCCTCACTGATTTTCAAGTTCGTGTTCATGGACCAGGGCTTCTTAAACTATGTGATCACCGATGTCCTGCATGTAACCGGAGAGACGATCAGTTGGCTTAGCGAACCTGGCAAGGCCATGTTTGTTATTGGCTCTCTGGGCATCTGGAAGGGTGTTGGATGGGTGATGGTAATCTATCTGGCCGCGCTGCAGGGAGTGCCCAAGGATCTATATGAGGCTGCAGCGCTGGATGGAGCCAGCACATGGGAGAAGATTAGATATGTGACTCTGCCTTCCATACGCAATACTACATTTTTTATCCAGATGATGTTGATAATAGGGGCATTTAATGTGTTTACTTCCATTTATCTGATTACGGATGGCGGACCGCTGCACCAGACGGAAGTGATGCTGACATGGATGTATGAAAAGGCATTTACAGAGTATGATCTCGGTTATGCCTCGGCTTTGTCCTATGTGTTCGCTGTCATTATTGCCGGCTTGACGGCTATACAATTTCGCCTGAATAGACAGAATTAA
- a CDS encoding LacI family DNA-binding transcriptional regulator, translating to MEKLTIQQIADLAGVNKATVSRVLNGSSSISEKTRQKVEKIMKQYNYVPNSIARGLAFKKTFTVGFCFDYTDKRAYANPFFYKVLQGIEEIVYQNDHLFLMMSDHRLKKSKSTFERVVVDHRVDGLIIPNTLLNEQNYNLLLKHKMPYVVSGENMLPKEGVPWVDIDNVQAGRILTEHLIDLGCRHILIYADKSAAERDKFITDRLKGYSEAISKAGLEVNVIHSPEDLKAVNQEGDERSEGLPEPDALICCTHEQLFEVLDWELGHSVLSQLALATFDNFPISRYMKYPIHFVEIDLEMMGKQAAQMLFALMNKEESVVRSISIQTRIGSK from the coding sequence ATGGAGAAGTTGACCATCCAACAGATAGCCGACCTTGCTGGCGTCAACAAGGCTACAGTATCGCGTGTTCTGAACGGGAGCAGCAGCATTTCCGAGAAGACACGGCAAAAGGTCGAGAAGATTATGAAGCAATACAATTATGTGCCCAATTCCATTGCCCGCGGTTTGGCTTTTAAGAAGACATTTACTGTCGGCTTTTGCTTTGATTATACGGATAAGCGGGCTTATGCGAATCCCTTTTTCTATAAGGTGCTTCAGGGAATTGAGGAGATCGTGTATCAGAATGACCATCTGTTTCTGATGATGAGCGATCACCGGCTGAAGAAAAGCAAGTCCACGTTTGAACGCGTTGTCGTCGATCATCGTGTGGATGGCCTGATTATTCCGAATACGTTGTTAAATGAGCAAAATTACAATTTGCTCCTTAAACATAAAATGCCCTATGTAGTCTCCGGGGAAAATATGCTGCCAAAGGAGGGAGTGCCATGGGTTGATATTGATAATGTGCAGGCTGGCCGGATATTGACGGAGCATCTGATTGATCTTGGATGTCGCCATATTTTGATCTATGCGGATAAAAGCGCCGCAGAGCGGGACAAGTTTATCACCGACCGTCTGAAAGGGTACTCAGAAGCAATCAGCAAGGCAGGACTGGAAGTTAATGTTATACACAGTCCCGAAGATTTGAAAGCGGTTAATCAAGAGGGGGACGAGCGATCAGAAGGTCTTCCGGAGCCGGATGCTTTAATCTGCTGTACTCATGAGCAGCTGTTTGAGGTCCTTGACTGGGAACTGGGACACTCTGTTTTATCCCAACTGGCCTTGGCCACCTTTGATAATTTCCCAATATCCCGCTATATGAAATACCCGATTCATTTTGTTGAGATTGATCTGGAAATGATGGGCAAGCAGGCGGCCCAAATGCTGTTCGCGCTAATGAACAAAGAGGAAAGCGTGGTGCGATCCATTTCGATTCAGACACGCATCGGCAGCAAGTGA
- a CDS encoding glycoside hydrolase family 13 protein — MTTNFYHDPAVDAVLISPRQMEIRLRLPSQDTAVRLLYWNKYKLDQYGIQSQPMVMWAESEDYKYYRTVLTGMESRIRYLQYKFEFESGGERQWLHSDGVKHTEETKGGFSLSYAGDRDAIDPPDWIGSRVWYQIFPERFSNGNKDNDPEGTEPWGSVPTRDNYMGGDLQGIIDRLDYLDSLGINALYLNPIFSATSNHKYDTIDYFAIDPQFGTADDLRQLVNKCHERDIKVILDLVINHCGYYHPYFQNVIQQGEQSEYKDWFYINQYPVVRSEEGYDSVGYYQWMPKLRTSNPAVQQYIFDIVSFWQKEAGIDGWRIDVADEVEISFLRELKSVVKRLNPNAIIIAEIWDDAKRLMLSGAVDSVMNYELRTLLFDFILDRSITLRQFHARLVHFTHRYSLAELGQMFNLLGSHDTERIITRCGGNEEDLLLLLAVQFMLPGNPTVYYGDEIGMTGENDPYCRAAMPWERLTIEHPLFKQWQFWISRKKSDSALQNGGIELQYMEESECYLIRRANESQSISLLINFSSSEVQLESIHNELGIRESTCIYRSSELGAAAASIHPRQFHVYQTTI; from the coding sequence ATGACTACAAACTTTTATCACGACCCGGCGGTGGATGCGGTGCTGATCTCTCCGCGGCAGATGGAGATACGGCTCAGGCTCCCAAGCCAAGATACTGCGGTCCGGCTCCTGTACTGGAATAAATACAAGCTGGATCAATATGGGATACAGTCCCAGCCTATGGTTATGTGGGCGGAATCCGAGGATTACAAGTATTACCGCACGGTATTGACAGGAATGGAGTCCCGTATCCGTTACCTGCAATATAAATTTGAATTTGAAAGCGGGGGTGAGAGGCAATGGCTTCATTCCGATGGCGTGAAGCACACAGAAGAAACGAAAGGCGGGTTCTCGTTATCCTATGCAGGAGACAGGGATGCAATTGATCCGCCGGATTGGATCGGCAGCCGGGTATGGTATCAAATATTTCCGGAACGGTTCAGCAACGGGAATAAGGATAATGATCCTGAAGGCACGGAGCCATGGGGAAGCGTACCTACACGCGACAACTATATGGGCGGCGATCTGCAGGGGATCATTGACCGTCTGGATTATCTGGACAGCCTGGGTATCAATGCACTATATCTCAATCCGATATTCAGCGCCACATCGAACCATAAGTATGACACGATTGATTATTTCGCCATTGATCCGCAGTTTGGAACGGCCGATGACTTGCGTCAGCTCGTCAATAAATGCCATGAGCGGGATATCAAGGTGATTCTGGACCTGGTCATTAATCACTGCGGGTATTATCATCCTTACTTCCAGAATGTGATTCAGCAGGGGGAACAGTCAGAGTATAAGGATTGGTTCTACATTAATCAATATCCGGTGGTGCGAAGCGAAGAGGGGTATGATTCAGTAGGATACTATCAGTGGATGCCCAAGCTGCGGACATCGAATCCTGCCGTTCAGCAATACATCTTCGATATCGTTTCTTTTTGGCAGAAAGAAGCCGGTATCGACGGATGGAGGATCGATGTCGCAGACGAGGTGGAGATCAGCTTCTTGCGGGAGCTGAAATCCGTTGTGAAGAGATTAAATCCCAACGCTATCATTATTGCAGAAATCTGGGACGATGCCAAGCGGCTGATGCTGTCCGGAGCGGTGGACAGTGTCATGAACTACGAGCTTCGCACCCTCTTGTTCGATTTTATTCTGGACCGTTCCATCACCTTGCGCCAGTTCCATGCCCGTCTTGTTCATTTCACCCACCGTTATTCACTTGCCGAACTGGGGCAAATGTTCAATCTGCTGGGAAGCCATGACACCGAGCGGATTATAACCAGATGTGGCGGGAACGAAGAGGATTTATTGCTGCTGCTGGCTGTACAGTTCATGCTGCCCGGAAATCCGACCGTGTACTACGGGGATGAAATCGGTATGACTGGAGAAAATGATCCATACTGCCGCGCGGCGATGCCTTGGGAGCGCCTGACGATAGAGCATCCGCTGTTTAAGCAATGGCAATTCTGGATTTCCAGAAAAAAGAGTGATTCAGCCCTTCAGAATGGCGGAATTGAACTGCAATATATGGAAGAATCCGAATGCTACTTGATTCGCAGAGCGAATGAATCCCAGAGCATAAGCTTATTGATTAATTTCTCTTCATCGGAAGTGCAGCTGGAATCTATTCATAATGAGCTGGGTATTCGTGAAAGCACTTGCATCTACCGTTCCTCCGAGCTCGGTGCAGCAGCTGCAAGTATTCACCCTCGGCAGTTTCATGTATATCAAACTACGATATAA